GGTTAACGGTTACGGCTGTACAGAAAACGGCTGAGCGGTTACGGTTAACGGTTACGGCTGCGCGGGAAACGTCTGATACGATATCTCAAACAGTTTTTTCATTTCCGGCTCAACCGCCCGAAACGCTTCTACAACGTCGGGATCGAACGATTTTCCGGATTCGCCGTACAGCCATTCGACGGAATCCTGATGCGAATACGCCTGCTTATACGGCCTGATGGAACGCAGCGCGTCGTATATATCGACGATCGAAACGATTCTGCAGCTCAGCGGAATTTCTTCTTTTTGCAGTCCGCGCGGATATCCCAGTCCGTTCCATTTTTCATGGTGTGAGTAGGCGATTTCGGCGGCCATTTCCATCGTTTTTTTTCCGCACAGGATCTGGTATCCGATCGTCGTGTGCGTTTTAATTACTTCAAATTCGGCGGAAGTCAGTTTTCGCGGCAAATGCAGTATCCCGTCGGGGATTCCGACTTTGCCGATATCGTGCATCGGGGCAAAAACTGCCAGCTGATTCTGGTACGTGCCGTCCGTACCCAGCTGCTTTGCGATCAGCTTCGCCATTCCGGAAACCCGCTGCAGATGCTGTCCCGTTTCGTAATCGCGCGCTTCGGCAAGTTCCGTAAGCGCCCGGTAGCAGGAAAGTCTCGTTTCGTATTCGGTACGCTTCAATTTCTGCTCGTATTGATAGATTCGGAAAGCGGTTTGTATGCGCGCCTGCAATTCGGCCGGATGAAACGGTTTTATGAGGTAATCGTCCGCTCCGGCGTTGAGCGCTTCAACGATGTTTTCCGTTGAATCTTTGCTGGTGAGCATGATGATATAGGTATACCCCTGTTTATCTGCGGCCCTGATTTGCCGGCAGACGTCGATTCCCGTCATGCCGGGCATGATCCAGTCGAGCAGTACGACCGAATATTCGGAGTACGTCCGGTACGCTTCAAGCGCTTCGGTTCCGGACGCACACGCGGTAACATCGTAATTCCATGATGTAAGCAAACCGGTCAGATACTGTCGGATGGACGTGCTGTCATCAGCGCACAATATTTTAAACGGTATTTCTGTCATCTGCCCCTCTCTTGCTGATTTTGTGCCGTTACCTCAGGTAAGCCGGGATGCGATCGCATCGATAAATTGCCATGAGTCCAACACGTGTTTTGCCGGCGGCCGGGCGATTTTTGCAAGGTCGCCGGTCATGGTACCGTCTTCTATCGTTTCGAGCGTTGTCTTTTCAAGCTTTCGCGCGAACGCCGTCAGGTCCGGCGTGCCGTCGAGTTCGCCCCGTTTTGCAAGCGCGCCCGTCCAGGCGAAAATGAGTGCAACCGGGTTGGTGGACGTTTTTTCGCCTTTCAGATATCGGTAATAATGGCGCTGTACGGTTCCGTGCGCCGCTTCGTATTCAAACGCTCCGTCGGGAGACACG
This sequence is a window from Treponema brennaborense DSM 12168. Protein-coding genes within it:
- a CDS encoding HD domain-containing phosphohydrolase: MTEIPFKILCADDSTSIRQYLTGLLTSWNYDVTACASGTEALEAYRTYSEYSVVLLDWIMPGMTGIDVCRQIRAADKQGYTYIIMLTSKDSTENIVEALNAGADDYLIKPFHPAELQARIQTAFRIYQYEQKLKRTEYETRLSCYRALTELAEARDYETGQHLQRVSGMAKLIAKQLGTDGTYQNQLAVFAPMHDIGKVGIPDGILHLPRKLTSAEFEVIKTHTTIGYQILCGKKTMEMAAEIAYSHHEKWNGLGYPRGLQKEEIPLSCRIVSIVDIYDALRSIRPYKQAYSHQDSVEWLYGESGKSFDPDVVEAFRAVEPEMKKLFEISYQTFPAQP